From Desulfuromonas soudanensis, the proteins below share one genomic window:
- a CDS encoding RidA family protein, producing MGMEKIETAGAPKAIGPYSQAVRAGDYLFFSGQIPLDPRSGEVVSGGIERQTEQVMANLGAVLQAAGLEFSQVVKTTIYLQDLGDFAAVNAIYGRFFPGIAPARATVQVAGLPKGVGVEIEGIAYGG from the coding sequence ATGGGGATGGAAAAGATTGAAACCGCAGGGGCTCCGAAAGCCATCGGGCCCTATTCCCAGGCGGTGAGGGCTGGAGACTATCTCTTTTTTTCGGGACAGATTCCCCTCGATCCGCGGAGCGGCGAGGTGGTTTCAGGGGGGATCGAGAGGCAGACCGAGCAGGTGATGGCTAACCTCGGTGCCGTGCTGCAGGCTGCGGGCCTGGAGTTTTCCCAGGTGGTCAAGACGACCATCTATTTGCAGGATCTCGGGGACTTTGCCGCAGTTAACGCCATCTACGGTCGCTTTTTCCCGGGGATCGCTCCGGCGCGGGCCACGGTGCAGGTTGCCGGTCTCCCCAAGGGAGTCGGTGTCGAAATCGAAGGAATTGCCTACGGCGGGTAG
- the gmk gene encoding guanylate kinase, whose protein sequence is MNREGIIFVISAPSGAGKTSLCKEIIDIFPTLRHSVSYTTRPMRSGEKNGIDYHFVSDEIFSAMVEGGDFAEWAEVHGNRYGTAIATLKEAAAAGQDILLDIDCQGAAQLKKNWRQGVFIFVLPPSFEELQRRLLGRNTDSAEVIARRTANARDEVRQATWYDYLVINDDFALALEQLRAVIVSEGIRTPRVLPTVAGAFGL, encoded by the coding sequence ATGAATCGTGAAGGAATTATATTCGTAATATCAGCCCCTTCCGGGGCCGGCAAAACGTCGCTGTGCAAGGAAATTATTGACATTTTTCCGACCCTGCGGCATTCTGTCTCCTACACCACCCGGCCCATGCGCTCCGGGGAAAAAAACGGCATCGACTATCATTTCGTTTCCGATGAAATCTTCTCGGCGATGGTCGAAGGGGGCGATTTTGCCGAATGGGCCGAGGTCCACGGCAACCGCTACGGCACGGCGATTGCGACCCTGAAGGAGGCGGCCGCCGCCGGGCAGGATATCCTGCTCGACATCGATTGCCAGGGGGCGGCGCAACTGAAGAAAAACTGGCGGCAGGGGGTGTTCATCTTCGTCCTCCCGCCGAGCTTTGAAGAACTGCAGCGGCGCCTGCTCGGACGCAACACCGATTCCGCCGAGGTCATCGCCCGGCGCACCGCCAACGCCCGGGACGAGGTCCGCCAGGCGACCTGGTATGATTACCTGGTGATCAACGATGATTTCGCCCTCGCCCTCGAACAGCTCCGGGCCGTCATCGTCTCCGAAGGGATCCGCACCCCGCGGGTCCTCCCCACCGTCGCCGGGGCCTTTGGCCTTTAG
- the purM gene encoding phosphoribosylformylglycinamidine cyclo-ligase → MATDNKVTYKDAGVDIDAGNRFVQMIKPLVKATSRPEVLTDIGGFGGLFSLHADKYKKPILVSSTDGVGTKLKLAFMMDRHDTVGIDLVAMCVNDVIVQGAEPLFFLDYLATGKLSPEKAVQIVKGISDGCIQAGCALIGGETAEMPGMYGEGEYDLAGFTVGVVDDSKIIDGSSITVGDQVIGLASTGLHSNGYSLARKVFFERMGLGIDAVLPGLEKPLGEELMTPTRIYVKTILNLLRDFQVKGMAHITGGGIVENLPRVLPKHCRAIIRKDSWPKLPIFELLRQGGNIDELEMYRTFNYGIGMTLVVPKKDTDDILGRLGGLNEKAYLIGEIVKSGESDEQVELV, encoded by the coding sequence TTGGCGACAGACAATAAAGTGACTTATAAGGATGCCGGCGTCGACATTGATGCCGGCAATCGTTTTGTCCAGATGATCAAACCGCTGGTCAAGGCCACCTCGCGCCCCGAGGTCCTCACCGACATCGGCGGTTTCGGCGGGCTCTTTTCCCTCCACGCCGACAAGTACAAGAAACCGATTCTGGTTTCTTCCACCGACGGCGTCGGCACCAAACTCAAACTCGCCTTCATGATGGACAGGCACGACACGGTGGGGATCGATCTGGTCGCCATGTGCGTCAACGACGTCATCGTCCAGGGGGCCGAGCCGCTCTTCTTCCTCGATTACCTGGCCACCGGCAAACTCTCGCCGGAAAAAGCGGTGCAGATCGTCAAGGGGATCTCCGACGGCTGCATCCAGGCCGGCTGCGCCCTGATCGGCGGAGAAACGGCCGAAATGCCCGGGATGTACGGCGAAGGAGAATACGACCTCGCCGGATTCACCGTCGGGGTGGTGGACGACAGCAAAATCATCGACGGTTCCTCGATCACCGTCGGCGACCAGGTGATCGGCCTCGCCTCCACCGGCCTTCATTCCAACGGCTACTCTCTGGCCCGGAAAGTCTTTTTCGAGCGGATGGGTCTGGGGATCGACGCCGTTCTTCCCGGACTCGAAAAGCCCCTCGGGGAAGAACTCATGACCCCGACACGCATCTACGTCAAGACGATTCTCAACCTGCTGCGGGATTTCCAGGTCAAGGGAATGGCCCACATCACCGGCGGCGGCATCGTCGAAAATCTCCCCCGGGTCCTCCCCAAGCACTGCCGTGCCATCATCCGCAAGGACAGCTGGCCGAAACTGCCGATTTTCGAACTCCTCCGCCAGGGGGGCAATATCGATGAACTGGAGATGTACCGCACCTTCAATTACGGCATCGGCATGACCCTGGTCGTTCCCAAAAAAGATACGGACGACATCCTGGGACGCCTCGGCGGGCTCAATGAAAAGGCCTACCTCATCGGCGAGATCGTCAAGAGCGGCGAGAGCGACGAACAGGTCGAGTTGGTCTGA
- the purN gene encoding phosphoribosylglycinamide formyltransferase — protein sequence MTERLRLGCLASGGGSNLQAIIDRCRDGSLAAEISVVISNKPDSGALQRARNAGIPALCIDHRNFPTREDFDRAVVAALLEAGVELIVLAGFMRLISDVFLDAFPGRIMNIHPALLPAFPGLHVQRKALEYGARVTGATVHFVDGGVDTGPIVIQAVVPILDDDTEESLSARILEQEHRIYPRAIELFAQGRLRIDGRRVRIEPPLPPGSEVLVHPPL from the coding sequence GTGACGGAGAGACTGCGGCTGGGATGCCTGGCATCGGGAGGAGGGTCCAACCTGCAAGCGATCATCGATCGCTGCCGGGACGGCTCCCTGGCGGCGGAAATATCCGTGGTCATCAGCAACAAACCCGATTCCGGAGCCCTGCAGCGGGCCCGAAATGCCGGGATTCCCGCCCTGTGCATCGACCACCGCAACTTTCCCACCCGTGAGGATTTCGACCGCGCCGTCGTCGCCGCCCTGCTCGAGGCCGGGGTCGAACTCATCGTTCTCGCCGGCTTCATGCGTCTGATCTCCGACGTCTTCCTCGATGCCTTCCCGGGCCGGATCATGAACATTCATCCGGCGCTCCTCCCCGCCTTTCCCGGCCTGCACGTCCAGCGCAAAGCCCTCGAATACGGCGCCCGCGTCACCGGAGCCACCGTCCACTTCGTCGACGGCGGAGTCGATACCGGACCGATCGTCATTCAGGCGGTCGTTCCCATCCTCGACGACGACACCGAAGAGTCCCTTTCGGCGAGAATCCTCGAGCAGGAACACCGCATCTACCCGAGGGCCATTGAGCTCTTCGCCCAGGGACGGTTGCGCATCGACGGCCGCCGGGTCCGCATCGAGCCCCCCCTCCCCCCCGGCAGCGAAGTCCTGGTCCACCCGCCCCTTTAG
- a CDS encoding RelA/SpoT family protein, with protein MVRLDEILDKILEYNANADLDAVRKAYVFSAKVHQGQTRLSGDAYLTHPMEVALILTKLRMDVPTIVTGLLHDTLEDTLATPEELQTLFGTEVAQLVEGVTKIGKITFRTSEERQAENFRKMLLAMARDIRVILVKLADRLHNMRTLDFQSPERQLGIARETLDIYAPLANRMGISWIKCELEDLSFRYLNPKEYNELSAKVMRKKKERERYIEEVITFIRGKLAEHGIEGDVSGRSKHLYSIHRKMERQGVDFEQVFDLIAFRVMVNSIRDCYGVLGMIHAAWKPIPGRFKDYIAMPKANMYQSLHTTVIGPYGERMEVQIRTEEMHRVAEEGIAAHWKYKEGKGDSGVSGRDDKRFGWLRQLLEWQQELTDSREFMDSVKIDLFPEEVYVFTPNGDVKELPRGSSPIDFAYSVHTDVGHRCVGARVNGKLVPLKSELHNGDIVEVMTSPNQVPSKDWLKYVRTSKARNKIRQWVKTEQREKSLQMGRDLFEKELRKYGFSINRALASPGMAEAVAELGFQKVDDLLAGLGYGKVSLGQVIARIVPQEKLHGEPAKAGRIGKVLDKIRKKPSNAIKIHGIEDILVRYAKCCNPLPGDPVLGFITRGRGVTVHTVDCPYVQEADPERRVEVEWDMKKKASRPVKIRVHCYDQKGMLAGITGAITNCEANIISATVLSTKDRKGINNFEVDVQDLDHLNRVINALLQVKGVYKVERLRN; from the coding sequence ATGGTTCGCCTCGACGAAATTCTCGATAAAATCCTAGAGTACAACGCCAACGCCGACCTCGATGCGGTTCGCAAGGCCTATGTCTTCAGCGCCAAGGTGCATCAGGGGCAGACGCGCCTTTCCGGCGATGCCTATCTGACCCATCCCATGGAAGTCGCCCTGATCCTGACGAAGCTCAGGATGGACGTCCCCACCATCGTGACCGGACTCCTTCACGATACCCTTGAAGACACCCTGGCAACGCCTGAGGAGCTGCAGACCCTCTTCGGCACCGAGGTGGCCCAGCTCGTCGAGGGGGTCACCAAGATCGGCAAGATCACCTTTCGCACCAGCGAGGAACGCCAGGCCGAAAACTTCCGCAAGATGCTTCTGGCCATGGCCCGGGATATCCGGGTCATTCTCGTCAAACTGGCCGACCGTCTCCACAACATGCGGACTCTCGACTTTCAGTCTCCGGAGCGGCAGCTCGGCATCGCCCGGGAAACCCTCGACATCTATGCCCCCCTGGCCAACCGCATGGGGATCAGCTGGATCAAGTGCGAGCTCGAAGACCTTTCCTTCCGCTATCTCAACCCCAAAGAATACAATGAACTCTCCGCCAAGGTCATGCGCAAGAAGAAGGAACGCGAGCGCTACATCGAGGAGGTCATAACATTCATTCGCGGCAAGCTGGCCGAGCACGGAATCGAGGGGGATGTTTCCGGGCGCTCCAAGCACCTGTATTCGATCCATCGCAAGATGGAGCGACAGGGGGTCGATTTTGAGCAGGTCTTCGACCTGATCGCCTTCCGGGTCATGGTCAACAGTATCCGCGACTGCTACGGTGTCCTTGGGATGATCCATGCCGCCTGGAAACCGATCCCCGGTCGCTTCAAGGACTATATCGCCATGCCCAAGGCGAATATGTACCAGTCGCTGCATACCACGGTGATCGGGCCCTACGGCGAGCGGATGGAGGTGCAGATCCGCACCGAGGAGATGCATAGGGTGGCTGAGGAGGGGATCGCCGCGCACTGGAAATACAAGGAGGGGAAGGGCGACTCCGGGGTCAGCGGCCGGGACGACAAACGTTTCGGCTGGCTTCGTCAGCTTCTGGAATGGCAGCAGGAGCTCACGGATTCCAGGGAATTCATGGATTCGGTGAAGATCGATCTCTTCCCCGAGGAGGTCTACGTCTTCACCCCCAATGGTGACGTCAAGGAACTCCCCCGGGGCTCGAGTCCCATCGATTTTGCCTACAGCGTCCATACCGACGTCGGCCATCGCTGCGTCGGGGCGCGGGTGAACGGCAAACTCGTCCCCTTGAAGAGCGAACTGCACAACGGCGACATCGTCGAGGTCATGACCTCTCCCAACCAGGTGCCGAGCAAGGACTGGCTCAAATACGTTCGCACCTCCAAGGCGCGCAACAAAATCCGTCAGTGGGTCAAGACCGAACAGCGGGAAAAAAGCCTGCAGATGGGGCGGGACCTTTTCGAGAAGGAACTGCGCAAATACGGTTTCAGTATCAACCGCGCCCTGGCCTCTCCCGGGATGGCGGAGGCGGTGGCCGAGCTGGGTTTTCAGAAAGTCGATGACCTTCTCGCCGGTCTCGGTTACGGCAAGGTCTCTCTCGGCCAGGTGATCGCTCGAATCGTCCCCCAGGAGAAGCTGCACGGCGAACCGGCCAAGGCCGGGCGCATCGGCAAGGTTCTCGACAAAATCAGGAAAAAACCATCCAACGCCATCAAGATTCACGGCATCGAGGATATTCTGGTGCGTTACGCCAAATGCTGCAACCCTCTTCCCGGCGACCCGGTCCTCGGATTCATTACCCGCGGCCGCGGAGTCACGGTCCATACCGTCGATTGTCCCTACGTCCAGGAGGCCGATCCCGAACGGCGCGTCGAGGTGGAATGGGACATGAAGAAGAAGGCGTCACGTCCCGTCAAGATCCGTGTTCACTGTTATGACCAGAAGGGGATGCTGGCCGGGATCACCGGAGCCATCACCAACTGCGAAGCGAACATCATCAGCGCCACCGTCCTTTCCACCAAGGACCGCAAGGGGATAAACAATTTTGAGGTCGACGTTCAGGACCTCGACCACCTCAACCGCGTCATCAACGCCCTTCTTCAGGTCAAGGGGGTGTACAAGGTCGAACGCCTGCGCAACTAA
- a CDS encoding YicC/YloC family endoribonuclease produces the protein MIKSMTGYGKGQASADGICLTVELKSVNHRYNDVTVKLPRSLLPFEAEIKKKVAERLRRGKIDVFINQEFATASATVPVLNRPLADAYVRLFEEMRSHYSLSGEIPLALLVAQKDVIQVTEGTVAEELVRGCLDEALLRALEAMEKMRLAEGDSTRLDMEERLSAMEEFLDRVEERAPQVPLEWQAKLRERLARLQKDLEFDPQRLAQEIALFADRCDISEEVVRFRSHLKQLRGLFAVLEPVGRQMDFLLQELNREVNTMGSKSNDAELTRQVVIIKSELEKVREQVQNVE, from the coding sequence ATGATAAAAAGCATGACCGGCTATGGCAAGGGCCAGGCCAGTGCCGACGGGATTTGCCTCACCGTCGAGCTCAAATCGGTCAACCATCGCTACAATGACGTGACGGTCAAGTTACCCCGATCCCTCCTCCCCTTTGAGGCGGAAATCAAGAAGAAGGTCGCCGAACGGCTGCGGCGGGGGAAGATCGACGTCTTCATCAATCAGGAATTTGCCACCGCAAGCGCGACGGTCCCGGTTCTCAACCGTCCCCTGGCCGATGCCTATGTCCGCCTCTTTGAAGAGATGCGCAGTCACTATTCGCTCTCCGGAGAGATCCCTCTTGCCCTTCTCGTCGCCCAGAAGGACGTCATCCAGGTGACCGAAGGGACCGTTGCCGAGGAGCTGGTCCGGGGATGCCTCGACGAGGCCCTCCTTCGCGCTCTCGAGGCGATGGAGAAGATGCGTCTGGCCGAAGGGGATTCGACCCGTCTCGACATGGAGGAGCGTCTCTCGGCCATGGAGGAGTTTCTCGATCGGGTGGAGGAGCGGGCCCCGCAGGTCCCCCTCGAGTGGCAGGCAAAACTCCGTGAACGGCTCGCCCGGCTGCAGAAGGACCTGGAATTCGATCCCCAACGCCTCGCCCAGGAAATCGCCCTCTTTGCCGACCGCTGCGACATCAGCGAGGAGGTGGTGCGCTTCCGGAGCCATCTCAAGCAGCTTCGCGGGCTCTTCGCCGTACTGGAGCCGGTCGGGCGGCAGATGGACTTTCTTCTCCAGGAGCTCAACCGCGAAGTCAACACCATGGGTTCCAAATCCAATGACGCAGAACTCACTCGGCAGGTGGTGATCATCAAGTCCGAGCTGGAGAAGGTTCGCGAACAGGTCCAGAATGTGGAATAA
- the rpmB gene encoding 50S ribosomal protein L28, with protein MSRVCEICGKGRTTGNNVSHAHNKTRKVWLPNLQKVKALKNGTVRSIKVCTRCIRSGAVTKAL; from the coding sequence ATGTCCAGAGTCTGTGAAATCTGCGGAAAAGGGCGGACAACCGGCAACAATGTCAGCCATGCACATAACAAAACCCGGAAGGTCTGGCTCCCCAACCTTCAAAAAGTCAAGGCCCTCAAAAACGGTACCGTGCGCTCCATCAAGGTCTGCACCCGCTGTATCCGTTCCGGTGCCGTAACCAAGGCCCTCTGA
- the rfbA gene encoding glucose-1-phosphate thymidylyltransferase RfbA: MNGIRKGIVLAGGAGSRLYPLTLVASKQLQPVYDKPMIYYPLSTLMMAGIDDILIISTPHDTPRFEALLGDGSRFGIKLSYKVQAEPKGIAQAFLVGEEFIDGDPVCLILGDNIFYGKMGLDRIAASFQGGAMVFGYPVHDPERYGVVEFDKGGKVLSIEEKPAQPRSHYAVPGLYLYDGKVVEITKALKPSPRGELEITDVNLEYLRRGELMVEKLGRGIAWLDTGTHESLLEASHFIGTLEARQGLKIACLEEIAYRKGFLDRDRMEAVIADTPRSGYRTYLEMVVRGEF, encoded by the coding sequence ATGAACGGAATTCGCAAAGGGATCGTCCTGGCCGGCGGCGCCGGCAGCCGCCTCTACCCCCTGACCCTGGTTGCCAGCAAGCAGCTGCAGCCGGTCTATGACAAGCCGATGATCTATTATCCCCTCTCGACGTTGATGATGGCGGGGATCGACGACATCCTCATCATCTCCACCCCCCACGATACCCCCCGGTTCGAGGCGCTCCTCGGCGACGGCAGCCGCTTCGGGATCAAGCTCTCCTACAAGGTGCAGGCCGAGCCCAAAGGGATCGCCCAGGCTTTTCTCGTCGGCGAAGAATTTATCGACGGCGACCCGGTCTGCCTGATCCTCGGCGACAACATCTTCTACGGCAAGATGGGGCTTGACCGCATTGCAGCCTCCTTTCAAGGGGGCGCCATGGTCTTCGGCTATCCGGTGCACGACCCCGAACGGTACGGTGTCGTCGAGTTCGACAAGGGGGGAAAGGTCCTCTCTATCGAAGAGAAACCTGCCCAGCCCAGATCTCATTACGCCGTCCCCGGCCTCTACCTCTACGACGGCAAGGTGGTGGAGATCACCAAGGCCCTCAAGCCTTCCCCTCGGGGCGAGCTGGAAATCACCGACGTCAATCTCGAATACCTGCGGCGCGGCGAACTGATGGTGGAAAAACTCGGCCGCGGAATCGCCTGGCTCGACACCGGGACCCACGAGAGCCTCCTGGAGGCGAGTCACTTCATCGGTACCCTCGAAGCCAGGCAGGGGCTGAAGATCGCCTGTCTCGAGGAGATCGCCTATCGCAAGGGCTTTCTCGACCGCGACCGCATGGAGGCGGTGATCGCCGACACGCCCAGGTCGGGATACCGCACCTATCTGGAAATGGTCGTTCGGGGAGAGTTCTGA
- the rfbC gene encoding dTDP-4-dehydrorhamnose 3,5-epimerase: MKVIPTEIPDVLMIEPKVFGDERGFFYESFNQRQWQEATGLQTTFVQDNHSRSAKGVLRGLHYQIKQAQGKLVRCVVGEVFDVAVDLRRKSPTFGKWVGMILSAENKRQLWVPEGFAHGFLVTSDYAEFLYKTTDYYAPEFERCIAWNDESLNIEWPITDPLLSQKDGSAANLAGASLFD; encoded by the coding sequence ATGAAGGTGATCCCGACCGAAATTCCCGATGTGCTGATGATCGAGCCGAAGGTTTTCGGCGACGAACGGGGGTTCTTCTACGAGAGCTTCAACCAGCGCCAATGGCAGGAGGCGACGGGTCTGCAGACGACCTTCGTTCAGGACAATCACTCCCGCTCGGCCAAGGGGGTTTTGCGCGGACTGCACTACCAGATCAAACAGGCGCAGGGGAAGCTGGTGCGCTGTGTGGTGGGCGAAGTCTTCGATGTGGCCGTCGATCTCCGCCGCAAGTCGCCTACCTTCGGCAAGTGGGTGGGGATGATCCTTTCCGCAGAGAACAAGCGCCAGCTCTGGGTCCCTGAGGGGTTTGCCCACGGCTTTCTGGTGACTTCGGACTACGCCGAATTTTTGTACAAGACGACGGATTATTATGCGCCGGAGTTTGAGCGCTGCATCGCCTGGAACGATGAATCCCTGAACATTGAATGGCCCATCACGGACCCCCTCTTGTCGCAAAAAGACGGCTCCGCGGCAAACCTTGCCGGAGCCAGCCTCTTTGATTAA
- the rfbB gene encoding dTDP-glucose 4,6-dehydratase — translation MKNILVTGGCGFIGSNFVRLALFALPECRLVNLDLLTYAGNPKNLSDVENDPRYRFVKGDICDAPLLAQIFAEEDIDTVVHFAAESHVDRSISGPAEFIRTNITGTFTLLDAARQAWLGGAEKSAGCRFLHVSTDEVYGSLGETGYFTETTPYDPRSPYSASKASSDHLVSAYFHTYGLPVVTTNCSNNYGPYHFPEKLIPLIINNALNGKELPVYGDGKNVRDWLYVVDHCEAILTVLRKGRLGQTYNIGGNNEKQNIEIVHTVCDLLDAKVGLLPGGEPRRSLVRFVKDRPGHDRRYAIDAAKIRDELGWSPAVTFEAGIEKTLDWYLANPEWISAVIDGSYQAYYEKMYGERG, via the coding sequence ATGAAAAACATTCTTGTCACCGGGGGCTGCGGTTTCATCGGCTCCAATTTTGTACGCCTGGCTCTTTTTGCCCTGCCGGAGTGCCGTCTGGTCAATCTCGACCTGCTGACCTATGCCGGCAATCCGAAGAACCTTTCCGATGTCGAAAACGATCCCCGCTACCGCTTCGTCAAGGGGGATATCTGCGACGCACCGCTGCTGGCGCAGATCTTCGCCGAAGAGGATATCGATACGGTGGTGCACTTCGCCGCCGAATCCCATGTGGACCGCAGCATTTCCGGGCCTGCGGAGTTCATCCGCACGAATATTACCGGCACCTTTACCCTCCTCGATGCCGCACGCCAGGCCTGGCTCGGCGGTGCCGAGAAGTCCGCCGGCTGCCGCTTTCTCCACGTCTCCACCGACGAGGTCTACGGCTCTCTCGGCGAGACAGGCTATTTCACCGAAACCACCCCCTACGATCCCCGCTCTCCCTACTCGGCGAGCAAGGCTTCGAGCGACCATCTGGTGAGCGCCTACTTTCACACCTACGGCCTGCCGGTGGTCACGACCAACTGCTCCAACAACTACGGCCCCTATCATTTCCCCGAAAAACTCATCCCGCTGATCATCAACAACGCCCTGAACGGCAAGGAGCTGCCGGTCTACGGCGACGGCAAGAACGTTCGCGACTGGCTCTACGTCGTCGACCACTGCGAGGCGATTCTCACCGTGTTGCGCAAGGGGCGCCTCGGGCAGACGTACAACATCGGCGGTAACAACGAAAAGCAGAACATCGAAATCGTCCACACCGTCTGCGACCTCCTCGATGCCAAGGTCGGACTCCTCCCGGGAGGAGAGCCGCGCCGCTCGCTGGTCCGGTTCGTCAAGGACCGTCCCGGGCACGACCGCCGCTACGCCATCGATGCCGCCAAGATCCGCGACGAACTCGGCTGGAGTCCGGCGGTGACCTTCGAGGCCGGGATCGAAAAGACCCTCGACTGGTACCTGGCCAATCCCGAATGGATCTCTGCGGTTATTGACGGATCCTATCAAGCGTATTACGAGAAGATGTATGGGGAGAGAGGCTGA
- a CDS encoding DUF523 domain-containing protein produces the protein MSRPILVSACLLGLLTRYDGQTKCNQKVLDFLKAQGLVPIPVCPEQLAGLSTPRPATFFSKGDGRDLLDGKGTVVNRVGDEMNAPFLRGAAEVLKIARISGATLALFKERSPSCGVHQVYLEETIIAGQGVTSALLQRNGLSLCSEDDI, from the coding sequence ATGTCACGGCCGATTCTGGTGAGCGCCTGCCTCCTCGGCCTGCTCACCCGCTACGATGGTCAAACGAAATGCAACCAGAAGGTCCTCGACTTTCTCAAGGCGCAAGGGCTGGTACCGATCCCCGTCTGCCCCGAGCAACTGGCGGGGCTTTCGACCCCCCGTCCGGCCACCTTCTTTTCCAAAGGCGACGGCCGGGACCTTCTCGACGGCAAAGGCACGGTGGTCAATCGCGTCGGGGACGAAATGAACGCCCCTTTCCTGCGCGGGGCAGCCGAGGTCCTGAAGATTGCCCGGATCAGCGGCGCCACCTTGGCGCTCTTCAAAGAACGCAGCCCCTCCTGCGGAGTGCACCAGGTCTACCTCGAGGAGACGATTATTGCCGGCCAGGGGGTCACCAGCGCCCTGCTGCAGCGAAACGGCCTGAGTCTCTGCAGCGAAGACGATATCTGA
- the rpoZ gene encoding DNA-directed RNA polymerase subunit omega, with amino-acid sequence MARITVEDCLKQIPNRFLLVMVAAKRSKQLYKGGQSLIENRAANKKIVLALREIAAGKVDYEIPVKKR; translated from the coding sequence ATGGCACGTATTACCGTCGAAGATTGTCTAAAGCAGATCCCCAACCGGTTCCTTCTGGTCATGGTCGCTGCCAAGCGCTCCAAGCAGCTCTATAAGGGGGGGCAGTCCCTTATCGAAAATCGGGCAGCGAACAAGAAGATCGTTCTTGCTCTGCGCGAGATCGCCGCCGGAAAAGTCGACTACGAGATCCCGGTCAAAAAACGTTAG
- the rfbD gene encoding dTDP-4-dehydrorhamnose reductase has translation MTGPAKCLALIGAKGMLASMVLDTASADFEITPFDLPEFDLTDASLVQKVIGELKPDVIINCAAFTAVDACETNEDLANKVNGEGPGILAAAALKVGATLVHISTDYVFDGKQTRPYAEEDRPNPSSAYGRSKLLGEEAIRSSGLKEYFIIRTSWLYGPGGKNFVETVARLAAERQELRIVADQFGTPTYTGDLAGAIFNLLDAATVDPPPANSPYGLYHFSNEGECSWHDFALAIVEELKGRGATVVAEAVLPIRTEEYPLPAPRPAYSVFSKEKYRRVTGATVPHWKESLIRYFDRRSSEV, from the coding sequence ATGACCGGACCTGCAAAGTGTCTCGCTCTGATCGGTGCCAAGGGAATGCTCGCCTCGATGGTTCTGGATACTGCTTCGGCCGACTTCGAGATCACCCCCTTCGACCTCCCCGAATTCGATCTCACCGACGCCTCCCTGGTGCAGAAGGTCATCGGCGAGCTTAAGCCCGACGTGATCATCAACTGCGCCGCCTTCACCGCCGTCGATGCCTGCGAGACCAACGAAGATCTGGCCAATAAGGTCAACGGCGAAGGTCCGGGAATTCTTGCCGCGGCCGCCCTCAAGGTCGGGGCGACGCTGGTGCATATCTCCACCGATTACGTCTTCGACGGCAAGCAGACGCGCCCCTACGCCGAGGAGGATAGACCCAACCCGTCCTCGGCCTACGGCCGCTCCAAGCTCCTCGGCGAGGAGGCGATTCGCAGCAGCGGGCTGAAGGAGTATTTCATTATCCGCACCAGCTGGCTCTACGGCCCCGGCGGCAAGAACTTCGTCGAGACCGTCGCCCGCCTCGCCGCCGAGCGCCAGGAGCTCCGGATCGTCGCCGACCAGTTCGGCACCCCGACCTACACCGGCGATTTGGCCGGCGCCATCTTCAATCTTCTCGATGCCGCGACGGTCGACCCGCCACCGGCGAACAGCCCCTACGGCCTCTACCATTTCTCCAACGAAGGGGAGTGCAGCTGGCATGACTTCGCCCTGGCCATCGTCGAAGAGTTGAAGGGGAGGGGGGCAACCGTTGTCGCCGAGGCGGTGCTGCCGATCCGCACCGAGGAATATCCTCTCCCGGCGCCGCGGCCGGCCTATTCGGTCTTCAGCAAGGAAAAGTACCGGAGGGTGACCGGGGCCACCGTTCCCCACTGGAAAGAGTCCCTTATTCGTTACTTCGACAGACGCTCCTCAGAGGTCTGA